The sequence TGAACCTCAAAGCGCCGGGATCGGGCAGGCTTTGCATGCATCCTGATCGCATAAACGGCACGCCTGATATTTGTCCATTGCGCATGTCGGGTAATCACGCAACATCCGGTCAAGCAGACCGGTAAGGGTTTCACGCTGCGTTGCATCCAGCCCTTGCGCTAATTCCGCGATCGCCTCATGGCGCAGGTCGAGCAAGCTGCGGCGCAGGCGTTTGCCCTTGGCGGTGAGGTAAAGCAGCACCTGCCGCGCATCCTCGCCCCTGCGTTTCTCCGCCAAGCCATCGGCCACCAGCCGATCGACCAGCCGCACCGTGCCCGGTTGCGACAGACGCAGCACCGGTTGCAGATCGCCGATCGTCAGGCCGGGTGCCGCACCAATGGCGGTAAGCGCCGCCGGGGTTTCCCCCGCCTTGTCGAAGCGCGTCGCAATCGCCTGTTGCACCTTGTCGGTGACCGTAAGCGCAAAAGCGCCGATAAGATTTTCCAGCATCTTGTTTCTATTATCCATGCCCATAAATATACATGCCGCATATATTTTGACAATCATGGTACCTGCTATTTATATGCATGATGCATGTATATTTATAAAGAGGGAGAAGATTGTCATGAGCGAGATTGAAACCGAATTCCTGTTTGAAGCCCGCGTCACGCTCGATCCGGCACCGATCGAAGTCGGGCCGGGGCCGGAAGGACATCGCGCTATATATATCGTCACAGGCGGCACATTTGACGGACCGAAACTCAAAGGCAAGGTCCTGCCCGGCGCAGGTGCCGACTGGGTACGCCTGCGCGGCGATGGCGCTTTTCATCTCGACGTCCGCTTCTGCCTGGAAACCGATGATGGTGCGGTGCTCTATCTCCACTGGAATGGTCGCTTCCATGCGCCACCCGAAAATCTGGAATATGCGATGGACCAGTCCAAAGCCGATGACCCGGCAGGCGCGCATCGCTATTATTTCCGTACTGCACCGCAATTTGAGACCGGCGATGCGCGCTATGCATGGCTCAACAATATCATCGCGGTTTCGACATCGCGTACCGGCGATGGCGGGGTGATCCATCGGGTTTTCGCGGTCAAATAGATAGCGGATAAGCAGGCGTTATTCTGTCGCAGCTCTGTCAGATTTGTAGGTTAGGCAGGGCGTCACAAGAGAGCGAATGATTTAGCGATAAAATCACTTAACGCTTTTCATAAAATTGATTGGATCGATAAATCATTCGGTGCGATATGTTCACTGTGAGAGAAAGACTCGTCCCCGAAACACCCTTAAGCCCATATAATGATGGAGAGCCCAGATGAATGACGAAAGCAAATGCCCGATGATGGGCCATACCAGTGTCGAGGCCATTGTCGGCCATATGACCAACCAGCTGTGGTGGCCCAATAATGTGGATTTGAGCCCGCTCAAGGCCAATTCGGAAAAGAGCGATCCGATGGCAGAAGGCTATGACTATGCCGCAGAATTTGAGAGCCTCGATCTCGATGCTGTGCGTCAGGATATTTTCGCGCTGATGACCGACTCGCAGGACTGGTGGCCGGCTGATTATGGCCATTATGGTCCGCTGTTCATCCGCATGGCCTGGCACGCCGCCGGCACCTATCGCACCTTTGATGGCCGCGGTGGCGCGGGCACCGGGCAGCAGCGCTTTGCCCCCTTAAACAGCTGGCCCGATAATGCCAATCTCGACAAGGCGCGCATGCTGCTCTGGCCGATCAAGAAGAAATATGGCCGCAAGCTGAGCTGGGCCGATCTGCTGGTCTTTGCCGGTAACTGCGCGATTGAGCATATGGGTCTGAAACCCTTCGGCTTTGGCGGCGGTCGTGCTGATGTCTGGGAGCCGGAAGAAGTCAATTGGGGCCCTGAGTCCGAATGGATGGGCGAGGACCGTTTTGAAGGCGAGCGTGAGCTGTTCGATCCGCTCGGCGCGGTGCATATGGGCCTGATCTACGTCAATCCCGAAGGCCCTTCGGGTGAGCCTGACCCGGCCCGTTCGGCGCATGACATCCGCGTCACCTTTGCCCGCATGGCGATGAATGACGAGGAAACCGTTGCACTGACCGCCGGCGGCCACACTTTCGGCAAGGCGCATGGTGCCGGTGATGACAGCCTTGTCGGTCCTGAGCCCGAAGGCGCAGACATGGCCGCTATGGGCCAAGGCTGGATCAGTAGTCATGGCTCGGGCAAGGGCGATGACGCGATCACCAGTGGCATTGAAGGCCCATGGACACCGACACCGAACAAGTGGAACAATGAATATTTCGAAGTTCTGCTCGGCTATGAGTGGGAGCTGACCAAGAGCCCTGCCGGTGCCCATCAGTGGACACCAAAAGCGGGCCAGGATGCACCCGAAGCGCCAATGGCGCATGACCCGGGCAAGACCCAGCCGCTGATGATGACCACTGCCGATATGGCGATGAAGGTCGACCCGGAATATCGCAAGATTTCCGAGCGCTTCCGCGACAATCCTGATCAGCTCGCCGATGCTTTCGCCCGCGCATGGTTCAAGCTGACCCATCGCGATATGGGGCCGAAAAGCCGCTACAGGGGCAATGAGGTGCCGGCAGAAGACCTGATCTGGCAGGACCCGGTTCCGGCAGCGCAGGGTGCGCTGAGCGATGCTGATGTGGCGGCGCTGAAACAGGCGATCCTCGACTCCGGTCTCTCGGTCTCGCGTCTGGTAGCGACCGCATGGGCTTCTGCCTCCACCTATCGCGGAACCGACCATCGCGGTGGCGCCAATGGCGCGCGCATTCGCCTGGCCCCGCAAAAGGACTGGGCCGCCAATGATCCGGCGGAACTGGCCAAGGCACTCGAGGTGCTGGAAGGCGTGCGCGCCGCATCCGGCACATCGGTTTCGATGGCCGACATAATCGTCCTCGGCGGTTGCGCCGCAGTGGAGAAAGCCGCCAGGGATGCCGGTGTGGACGTCACCGTGCCGTTCACCCCGGGCCGCACCGACGCGACCGACGAGCACACCGATGCCGAGAGCTTCGCACCGCTCGAGCCGCGCAATGACGGCTTCCGCAACTATCACACCGGCAGCGATTATCGCTCGACCGAGGAGTTGCTGGTCGACAAGGCGGCGCTGCTGACGCTGACCATGCCGGAAATGACGGTTCTGGTTGGCGGTATGCGCGCGCTTGACGCCAATGCGGGCGGTTCGCAGCATGGTGTGCTGACCGATCGTCCGGGCCTGCTGACCAATGACTTCTTCGTCAACATTCTCGACCTTGGCACCAAATGGGAAGCCACCGACGCGAATGAGCTGGAATTTGTCGGCAGCGACCGCGCCAGTGGAGAGAAGAAATGGACCGGCACCCGTGCCGATCTGATCTTCGGTTCCAACTCGGAACTGCGCTCACAGGCCGAAGCCTATGCCACCGATGATGCGCATGAGGCCTTCGTCCATGCCTTTGTCGCCGCATGGGACAAGGTGATGAACCTCGATCGCTTCGACGTATAACCCCCCTCTTCGCGTCCAAGCGACAAGGAAAAGGGCGCCCTGGCAAGGGGCGCCCTTTTTTATTGGGGGTGAGCGT comes from Pseudomonadota bacterium and encodes:
- a CDS encoding MarR family transcriptional regulator encodes the protein MDNRNKMLENLIGAFALTVTDKVQQAIATRFDKAGETPAALTAIGAAPGLTIGDLQPVLRLSQPGTVRLVDRLVADGLAEKRRGEDARQVLLYLTAKGKRLRRSLLDLRHEAIAELAQGLDATQRETLTGLLDRMLRDYPTCAMDKYQACRLCDQDACKACPIPAL
- a CDS encoding DUF3237 domain-containing protein, with the translated sequence MSEIETEFLFEARVTLDPAPIEVGPGPEGHRAIYIVTGGTFDGPKLKGKVLPGAGADWVRLRGDGAFHLDVRFCLETDDGAVLYLHWNGRFHAPPENLEYAMDQSKADDPAGAHRYYFRTAPQFETGDARYAWLNNIIAVSTSRTGDGGVIHRVFAVK
- the katG gene encoding catalase/peroxidase HPI — its product is MNDESKCPMMGHTSVEAIVGHMTNQLWWPNNVDLSPLKANSEKSDPMAEGYDYAAEFESLDLDAVRQDIFALMTDSQDWWPADYGHYGPLFIRMAWHAAGTYRTFDGRGGAGTGQQRFAPLNSWPDNANLDKARMLLWPIKKKYGRKLSWADLLVFAGNCAIEHMGLKPFGFGGGRADVWEPEEVNWGPESEWMGEDRFEGERELFDPLGAVHMGLIYVNPEGPSGEPDPARSAHDIRVTFARMAMNDEETVALTAGGHTFGKAHGAGDDSLVGPEPEGADMAAMGQGWISSHGSGKGDDAITSGIEGPWTPTPNKWNNEYFEVLLGYEWELTKSPAGAHQWTPKAGQDAPEAPMAHDPGKTQPLMMTTADMAMKVDPEYRKISERFRDNPDQLADAFARAWFKLTHRDMGPKSRYRGNEVPAEDLIWQDPVPAAQGALSDADVAALKQAILDSGLSVSRLVATAWASASTYRGTDHRGGANGARIRLAPQKDWAANDPAELAKALEVLEGVRAASGTSVSMADIIVLGGCAAVEKAARDAGVDVTVPFTPGRTDATDEHTDAESFAPLEPRNDGFRNYHTGSDYRSTEELLVDKAALLTLTMPEMTVLVGGMRALDANAGGSQHGVLTDRPGLLTNDFFVNILDLGTKWEATDANELEFVGSDRASGEKKWTGTRADLIFGSNSELRSQAEAYATDDAHEAFVHAFVAAWDKVMNLDRFDV